A single region of the Sorghum bicolor cultivar BTx623 chromosome 7, Sorghum_bicolor_NCBIv3, whole genome shotgun sequence genome encodes:
- the LOC8055185 gene encoding uncharacterized protein LOC8055185 isoform X2 has protein sequence MHIASHWIWFGFGWRQFVLAGSVAVAGERTAVGAAQRWWIGEYRSHPPCRSWQEGRQQQQERGGEMVLCAQQLQLPTAPLHTLRQAGRSVIPLPRPHRRSRRTIAAMASASSGTPSPVVLGCGGISIDYLATVASFPNPDDKIRSLALKMQGGGNTGNALTAAARLGLRPRIISKVANDAQGRSILNELQSDGVDTSYILVSENGNSPFTYIIVDEQTKTRTCIHTPGSPPMVPEELTEANLSSALDGVDIVYFDVRLHDTALLVAEEASQRKIPILIDAERKREGLDELLNFASYVVCTAKFPQAWTGASSIPAALVSMLSRLPNIKFVIVTLGEKGCLMLERSTTDASEAGEIDAEALFESLEKKVDQSSTIPKCIASKV, from the exons ATGCATATTGCATCGCATtggatttggtttggttttgGATGGAGGCAGTTCGTTTTGGCGGGTAGTGTTGCAGTGGCAGGCGAGCGCACAGCCGTTGGAGCAGCACAGAGGTGGTGGATCGGAGAGTATCGATCCCATCCGCCTTGCCGGAGTTGGCAAGAAGGCCGGCAGCAACAGCAAGAAAGAGGAGGGGAGATGGTGCTCTGCGCCCAGCAGCTGCAGCTGCCCACCGCTCCTCTCCACACTCTCCGTCAAGCGGGCAGGAGCGTTATTCCGCTTCCTCGTCCGCATCGCCGCAGCCGCCGTACCATCGCCGCCATGGCCTCCGCCTCCTCCGGCACCCCCAGCCCCGTCGTG CTCGGGTGCGGCGGCATCTCCATCGACTACCTGGCCACGGTGGCGTCCTTCCCCAACCCCGACGATAAGATCCGCAGCCTCGCCCTCAAGATGCAGGGGGGCGGCAACACTGGCAACGCGCTCACCGCAGCTGCGCGCCTCGGCCTCCGTCCCAGGATCATTTCCAAG GTAGCCAACGATGCTCAAGGAAGAAGCATCCTCAACGAGCTCCAATCTGATGGCGTCGACACATCTTACATCCTG GTGTCAGAGAACGGGAATTCACCCTTCACCTACATAATAGTTGATGAGCAGAC GAAAACTCGTACATGTATACACACTCCTGGTTCTCCGCCCATGGTACCAGAAGAGCTCACAGAGGCAAACCTGTCATCCGCTTTAGACGGCGTGGACATCGTCTACTTTGATGTACGATTGCATGACACTGCTTTACTTGTTGCAGAAGAG GCAAGTCAAAGAAAAATCCCTATTTTAATTGATGCTGAAAGAAAGAGGGAAGGGCTGGACGAGCTTCTTAATTTTGCATCTTATGTTGTATGCACCGCAAAGTTTCCTCAG GCTTGGACAGGAGCCTCATCAATACCTGCTGCTTTAGTATCCATGCTTTCAAGGTTACCAAACATCAAATTTGTTATTGTAACTCTGGGGGAGAAAGGTTGCTTAATGCTTGAGAGAAGCACGACAG ATGCTTCTGAGGCAGGGGAAATAGATGCAGAGGCTTTATTTGAATCACTAGAGAAGAAAGTTGACCAGAGTTCTACTATTCCAAAATGCATTGCTTCCAAGGTATGA
- the LOC8055185 gene encoding uncharacterized protein LOC8055185 isoform X1, with protein sequence MHIASHWIWFGFGWRQFVLAGSVAVAGERTAVGAAQRWWIGEYRSHPPCRSWQEGRQQQQERGGEMVLCAQQLQLPTAPLHTLRQAGRSVIPLPRPHRRSRRTIAAMASASSGTPSPVVLGCGGISIDYLATVASFPNPDDKIRSLALKMQGGGNTGNALTAAARLGLRPRIISKVANDAQGRSILNELQSDGVDTSYILVSENGNSPFTYIIVDEQTKTRTCIHTPGSPPMVPEELTEANLSSALDGVDIVYFDVRLHDTALLVAEEASQRKIPILIDAERKREGLDELLNFASYVVCTAKFPQAWTGASSIPAALVSMLSRLPNIKFVIVTLGEKGCLMLERSTTDASEAGEIDAEALFESLEKKVDQSSTIPKCIASKSNLRISTDGVGSISGRLLLGTAEVIPPGELVDTTGAGDAFIGAVLYGLCTGMPPERMLPFAAQVAGCGCRGLGARSSLPHVTDPRLAGY encoded by the exons ATGCATATTGCATCGCATtggatttggtttggttttgGATGGAGGCAGTTCGTTTTGGCGGGTAGTGTTGCAGTGGCAGGCGAGCGCACAGCCGTTGGAGCAGCACAGAGGTGGTGGATCGGAGAGTATCGATCCCATCCGCCTTGCCGGAGTTGGCAAGAAGGCCGGCAGCAACAGCAAGAAAGAGGAGGGGAGATGGTGCTCTGCGCCCAGCAGCTGCAGCTGCCCACCGCTCCTCTCCACACTCTCCGTCAAGCGGGCAGGAGCGTTATTCCGCTTCCTCGTCCGCATCGCCGCAGCCGCCGTACCATCGCCGCCATGGCCTCCGCCTCCTCCGGCACCCCCAGCCCCGTCGTG CTCGGGTGCGGCGGCATCTCCATCGACTACCTGGCCACGGTGGCGTCCTTCCCCAACCCCGACGATAAGATCCGCAGCCTCGCCCTCAAGATGCAGGGGGGCGGCAACACTGGCAACGCGCTCACCGCAGCTGCGCGCCTCGGCCTCCGTCCCAGGATCATTTCCAAG GTAGCCAACGATGCTCAAGGAAGAAGCATCCTCAACGAGCTCCAATCTGATGGCGTCGACACATCTTACATCCTG GTGTCAGAGAACGGGAATTCACCCTTCACCTACATAATAGTTGATGAGCAGAC GAAAACTCGTACATGTATACACACTCCTGGTTCTCCGCCCATGGTACCAGAAGAGCTCACAGAGGCAAACCTGTCATCCGCTTTAGACGGCGTGGACATCGTCTACTTTGATGTACGATTGCATGACACTGCTTTACTTGTTGCAGAAGAG GCAAGTCAAAGAAAAATCCCTATTTTAATTGATGCTGAAAGAAAGAGGGAAGGGCTGGACGAGCTTCTTAATTTTGCATCTTATGTTGTATGCACCGCAAAGTTTCCTCAG GCTTGGACAGGAGCCTCATCAATACCTGCTGCTTTAGTATCCATGCTTTCAAGGTTACCAAACATCAAATTTGTTATTGTAACTCTGGGGGAGAAAGGTTGCTTAATGCTTGAGAGAAGCACGACAG ATGCTTCTGAGGCAGGGGAAATAGATGCAGAGGCTTTATTTGAATCACTAGAGAAGAAAGTTGACCAGAGTTCTACTATTCCAAAATGCATTGCTTCCAAG TCAAATTTGAGAATAAGCACGGATGGAGTAGGGTCGATAAGTGGTAGGTTACTTCTAGGTACAGCTGAAGTTATACCACCTGGCGAACTCGTAGATACAACTGGTGCAGGAGATGCATTCATTGGAGCAGTTCTATATG GTTTATGCACTGGCATGCCACCAGAGAGGATGCTGCCTTTTGCTGCACAAGTG GCTGGTTGCGGTTGCAGAGGTCTGGGGGCTCGAAGCAGCCTTCCCCATGTCACAGATCCGCGCCTGGCTGGCTATTGA
- the LOC8055186 gene encoding probable monogalactosyldiacylglycerol synthase 2, chloroplastic, which produces MVISVATPRRSTSIRDAVLGGVLGGGGRQLYQPLRCAFYDGTAGGGGGGLPGDGLSAALSEEPARVSAAGGGNKQKQAARNVLILMSDTGGGHRASAEALRDAFRIEFGDTYKVFVTDLGKEYGGWPLNDMERSYKFMIRHVRLWKVAFHGTSPRWVHGMYLAALAYYYANEVVAGIMKYEPDIIISVHPLMQHIPLWVLKWQSLHPKVPFVTVITDLNTCHPTWFHHGVTRCYCPSTEVANRALLRGLGPSQVRVFGLPIRPSFCRAVLDKDEVRKELGLDPQLPAVLLMGGGEGMGPVEETARALGEELYDHRRRRRVGQVVVICGRNQALRSTLQSLRWKVPVKIRGFETQMEKWMAACDCIITKAGPGTIAEALIRGLPIILNDFIPGQEVGNVPYVVDNGAGVFSKDPREAARQVVRWFSTDEDELKRYSRNALKLAQPEAVFHIVKDIHKLQQQPAAVTRIPYSLTSSFPYHI; this is translated from the exons ATGGTGATCTCGGTGGCCACTCCCCGGCGCTCCACCTCCATACGCGACGCCGTGCTGGGCGGcgtgctcggcggcggcgggcgccaGCTGTACCAGCCCCTCCGCTGCGCCTTCTACGACGGCACAGCCgggggcggtggcggtggcttaCCCGGGGACGGCCTGTCCGCCGCGCTCTCCGAGGAGCCCGCCCGCGTCTCCGCTGCCGGCGGCGGCAATAAGCAGAAGCAGGCGGCGAGGAACGTGCTGATCCTGATGAGCGACACCGGCGGCGGCCACCGCGCGTCGGCTGAGGCCCTCCGCGATGCCTTCCGCATCGAGTTCGGCGACACCTACAAG GTGTTCGTGACGGATTTGGGGAAGGAGTACGGCGGGTGGCCGCTGAACGACATGGAGCGGTCGTACAAGTTCATGATCCGACATGTGAGGCTCTGGAAGGTGGCGTTCCACGGCACCTCCCCGCGATGGGTGCACGGCATGTACCTCGCCGCGCTTGCCTACTACTACGCCAA CGAGGTGGTGGCTGGGATCATGAAGTACGAGCCGGACATCATCATCAGCGTGCACCCGCTGATGCAGCACATCCCGCTGTGGGTGCTCAAGTGGCAGAGCCTACACCCCAAGGTGCCCTTCGTCACCGTCATCACCGACCTCAACACCTGCCACCCGACATG GTTCCACCACGGCGTGACAAGGTGCTATTGCCCATCCACCGAGGTGGCGAACAGGGCCCTGCTCCGGGGCCTCGGCCCGTCCCAGGTCCGCGTCTTCGGGCTTCCCATCCGGCCCTCCTTCTGCCGCGCCGTGCTCGACAAG GATGAGGTGAGGAAAGAGCTTGGACTGGATCCTCAGCTGCCGGCTGTTCTACTGATGGGAGGCGGCGAGGGGATGGGTCCGGTGGAAGAGACCGCGAGGGCCCTCGGCGAGGAGCTCTACGACCACCGGAGACGGCGCCGGGTGGGGCAGGTCGTTGTCATATGCGGCAGGAACCAGGCGCTGCGATCCACCCTGCAGTCCCTCAGATGGAAGGTCCCTGTCAAG ATCAGAGGGTTCGAAACACAGATGGAGAAGTGGATGGCCGCCTGCGACTGCATCATCACAAAA GCTGGTCCTGGTACAATTGCAGAGGCACTTATAAGAGGACTTCCTATTATCCTGAACGACTTCATCCCTGGACAG GAAGTTGGAAACGTGCCTTATGTCGTGGACAACGGTGCCGGTGTGTTCTCGAAGGACCCAAGGGAGGCTGCAAGACAGGTTGTCCGCTGGTTCAGCACAGATGAGGATGAGCTCAAGAGATACTCACGTAACGCGCTGAAGCTAGCACAACCCGAAGCCGTGTTCCACATCGTAAAGGACATCCACAAGCTCCAGCAACAGCCAGCTGCGGTTACCCGGATCCCCTACTCGTTGACCTCATCGTTTCCTTACCATATATGA